TGGTGCTCAGTCGCGTCGCGTTCTTCGTCGCCTCGCCCTGCCTGCTGTTCGTGACCATCTCGGACTCCTCGATGAGCCAGGTGCTGGGCCCGCAGTTCCTCATCGCCGCGATCGGCGCACTCACGACTCTGGGCGTGTACATCCTGCTGGGTCGCCTGGTGCTGCTCAAGGGCCGAAGCGGCTCCGATCTGATGATCGGCGGCATGAGCGGCTCGCTGGTCAATGCGGCGAACCTCGGCTTCCCCATCGCAGCCTACGTGCTGGGAGACATCGCCCTGGCGGCGCCGATCATCATGTTCCAGCTCGCCGTCTACACCCCGATCTATGTGACCGCCCTGGACCTGCTCGGCAGGGATCAGGGCGGCACCTCCCGGGTGCGCCCGCACCCGCGGACCTCCACCCTGCGGAGCCTGGCGCAGTCGGCAGTCAACCCGATGATCCTCGGAGCCCTGCTGGGCCTGATCTTCTCCTGGCAGGACTGGCACTTCCCGGGGCCGGTGCAGGAATCCATCGAGATCGTGGCAGGCGCCTCCATCCCGCTGATGCTGCTGGCCTTCGGGCTCGCCCTGGTCGGCAGCCATCCCCTGGACAAGCGGGCCGACCGACGTCGTGATGTGCTTCTGGCCACCGCACTGAAGCTGATCCTGCATCCGTTGCTGGCCTGGCTGCTGGCCGAGGTGCTCTTCGGTCTCGACGGCCCAGAGGTGCTGGCCGCCGTCGTGCTCGCGGCACTTCCCAGCGCACAGAACGTGCTGGTCGCCGCCGTGCGCTACCAGGCCGGGGAGGTCATCGCGCGCGACACGGTCCTGCTGACCACCATCGCGGCGATCCCGGTGGTGGTGCTCGTGGCCGTGCTGCTGGGCTGAGCTGGGAGGTCATCGGCTCGCCGGGTCATTGCTAGGCTGACCCCTATGTCGCAGGCCCCTCCCCCACCCCCGAAGAACGACTCGGAGCAGTCGCCGCACGCCTCCCGCGTGGTCCTCTTCGCCTGGGTGGCGGCGCTGATCATGGCGCTGGCAGCCGGCGGTGCGGCCATCTGGCAGGTGAGCGAGAAGATCTACACGCCTGGCCACACCGCCCAGGAGTACTGGGATTCGATCAGCCGCGGAAGCGGCTCCGAGGCGCTGGGATTCTTTGAGTCCGAGGGTCTGGAGACCGGCGGTGAGGACAACGTGGACAGCGTCCTGCTCGATGGCTCCCCACTGGAGGCCAGCAGCACCGCGATCGAGGATCCTCGTTTCGGGGAGGACCCCGAGGGCGGCGGCGATGCCGTCATGCAGTTCGCGGTGGAGGGCGAGAACTACGAGACGCGGCTGCCGATGGAATCGCATGAGTCCACCCTCGCCGTCTTCAAGAACTGGGAGCTGACCTCCGGGGCCATGAGCCAGCTGCAGATCGATGTGCCGGGCGCCGCGGCGGGCGGCATCGCACAGATCGACGTGAACGGAGAGCCGGTCAACCTCGTCGACGACACCGCCACTCTGCGCTCCTACGTCCCCGCCGTCGTGGAGATCGCGGTGGACAGCGAGTGGCTCGTGGGCACCGCGCGCTATGTGGTGGTCCAGGAGGCCGGCGCGCAGGGCGAGGCGGAGGCGCACCAGATCACGCTCGACCTCAAGGCCTCCGAGGCGGCCGAAGAGGTCCTGCACGAGGAGGTCGAGGAGTACCTCGCCAGCTGTGCCGACCAGCAGGTGCTGATGCCGGCGGGCTGCCCGATGGGGATCAACACGCCGAACCAGGTCGTCACGGAGTCGATCACGTGGCAGATGCCGGAGCCGGAGGACCTTTCCCTGGGCTTCGACGAGGATGGCTGGGAGACCTCGGAGACCGAGATGGAAGCCACGATCAACTTCGACTCCCGGCATTTCCACGACGGCGAGAGCCTTCAGGAGAGTCACGACGTCGGGTTCGACCTGGACGTGGAGGTCGGCGCCAGCGGCGAGGAGCTCATCGTCTCGGTGACCGGCGCGGAGCCGCCCGAACTCTAGAGGCCCGGACGGTAGACTCTGGCCCTGTGGCTGCCCAGAGGACTGAGATCCGCGATCCCGCGGAGACCCGGTCTGCAGTGGACCCCGCAACCCTCGAGTCCGAAGGCCTGAACTCGGTCCAGGTGCTGGAACGTCACCGGCTCGGACTGGCGAACGTGCAGCCCCGCACCACCTCTCGGTCCCTCACCGAGATCCTGCGCACGCACCTGATGACGCTGTTCAACCTCATCATCGGCATATGCGCGCTGGCCATCATCGTGCTGGGCCGGTGGCTGGATCTGCTCTTCGCCGTCGCCGCCGTGGCCAACGTGATCATCGGGCTGTTCCAGGAGTACAGCGCCAAGCGCAAGCTGGACGCCATCGCGCTGCTGCATCAGGACAGCGTACGTGCGCTGCGGGACGGGATGCTGCTGGAGATCCACCGTGAGCAGATCGTCCTGGACGACGTCATCGAGCTGCACCGCGGCGATGAGGTCCCGGCCGATGGCACCGTGCTCAGCTCCGCGGGCCTGGACGTGGACGAGTCCATGCTCACCGGAGAATCCGACGCGGTGCCGAAACGCCGTGACGAGCAGCTGCTCTCCGGCACGGCCGTGGTGGCGGGCTCGGGTCGGTTCCGGGTCACCGCGGTCGGAGAGCGCGCCCACGCGGTCAAGCTCGCCACCGAGGCGAAGCGCTACCAGAAGATCAACTCGGAGCTGCGCCGTGCGCTGGAGAAGATCGCGTTCTGGCTCTCCCTCGTCCTGCTGCCCATCGTGGCCGTGGTGCTCAACGGACAGATGCAGGCCTTCGGAGGATGGAATGCGGCCTGGGCCTCCGGGCAGTGGCGCGACGCCGTGGTCACGGCGGTCTCCTCCGTGACGGCGATGATCCCGCAGGGTCTGGCGCTGATGACCACGATCGCCTTCGCCGTGGCCGCGGTGAAGCTCTCCAAACAGAATGTGTTGATCCAGGAGCAGCCCGCGGTGGAGATCCTCGCCCGTGTGGACGTGGTCTGTCTGGACAAGACCGGCACACTGACCGACGGCACCATCGCGTTCCACCAGGCGACTCCGCTGACTCCCCTCGGGCACCCCGAGGTGGTGGATCGCGGCCCGGACTCCACCGCGCTGGAAGGAACCGATGGATGGGAGCAGGCACTGGCGTTCTTCGGCGCCGATGAGCATGCGAACGCCACGGCCGCCGCCCTGCGCGCACCCTATAGGGCGCTGCCTCGGCATCGCGCCGCCAGTCAGGTGCAGTTCTCCTCAGCCCGCCGGTGGTCTGCGGTGACCTTCGCTGAGGACTCCGGCGCCCTGGCAGGACACTGGGTGCTCGGGGCCCCGGAGATGCTGCGTCAAGATGCCGTGGCCTCAGGCGTTGAGGTCGACGCGCTGCTGCGCCGCACGGATGCACTCTCCAGCCGTGGCCTGCGCACCATGCTGCTCGCCCATGCCCCGCTGGACGGGCCGATCGTCCCTGGCGGCACCGGACCCTTGGGCCGCGGAGAGCGCCTCCCCCAGGACCTGTCGCCGGTGGCGCTGCTGACGTTCAAGGAGAACGTCCGGCCCGAGGCCCGTGCCACCCTGGAGTACTTCCGTGAGCAGAACGTGGCGCTGAAGGTGATCTCCGGAGACTCACCCAAGACCGCCGCAGCAGTCGCCAGGGAAGTGGGCATGGCGGTGGAAGGCGACGCAGTGGACGCGTCCACGCTGCCCAGCGACCCCGCCGCGCTGCGGGAGGTGCTGGAGCACCACTCCGTGTTCGGGCGGGTCTCCCCCGAGCAGAAGCGACTGATGGTCGAGACGTTGAAGTCTGCGGGACATGTCGTGGCCATGACCGGCGACGGCGTCAATGACGCGCTGGCCATGAAGAAGGCTGACCTGGGCATCGCGATGGGCGACGGCGCCCCGGCCACCAAAGCGGTGTCCCGCATGGTGCTGCTGGACGGCCGCTTCGACCGGCTGCCCTCTGTGCTTGCCGAGGGACGCAAGGTGATCGCCAACACCGAGCGGGTGGCACATCTCTTCCTCTCCAAGACCGCCTACGCCATCCTGCTGGGCCTGGTGTACGGCCTGCTGTTCTGGGAGTTCCCCTTCCTCCCGCGCCAGTTCTCCACGGTGGACTTCCTGATGCTCGGCTGCCCGGCCTTCTTCCTGGCACTGATGCCCAACACCAGGCTGTATCGACCAGGTTTCCTGCGCCGCTCGGTGGTCTTCGCGATCCCCACGGCACTGGCGATCGTGCTCAGCGTGGTCACGGTCAGCGCGTTCGGTCGCTACCTGGCCGAGCCCGCCGCAGCGATCCAGACTGCGGCGACCCTCTGCCTGACAGCGGTGGGGCTGTGGGTGCTCAACGTCGCTCTGCGTCCGCTGACCCCGCTGCGCGTGACCCTGATCAGCTGCATGTACCTGCTCCTGGCCGCGGTGCTCCTCGTCCCGGTCTCCCAGCAATATCACCTGTTCGCAATGCCCTCGACCGAGCTGCTGAGCGCCTCGGTGGTCTCCATCATCATCGGCTGCGGATTGGTGGACGTCGGAAGCCGGGCCACCACAGCGCTGGCCCGGCGCCGTGGGGACTCCGGGAATTCCCGTGCGCAGGTCGACGCTGAATAATGGGGAACCTGTTCATCCATCCCGGCGCTTCGCCGGCTTCGTCGAAAGTGAGCCCTTCATGCTGAGGACCGTCATGGGCGGGAAGATCCACCGCGCCACGGTCACCCACGCGGATCTGCACTACGTAGGTTCCGTCACGGTGGACTCCGACCTCCTGGACGCCGCCGGAATCGTCGAGGGCGAGAAGGTCCAGGTCGTCGACATCACCAACGGTGCGCGGATCGAGACCTACACCATCGCCGGGCCCCGTGGGACCGGAGTCATCGGCATCAACGGCGCAGCCGCCCACCTGGTACATCCAGACGACCTGGTCATCCTGATCTCCTACGTGATGGTCGACGCGGCAGAGTTGGCCGGGCACCAGCCACAGGTCGTCCACGTGGACACGCAGAATCGAATCGTGCAGATCGGCAACGACCCCGCCGAACCGGTGCCGGGCGCCGTCGACCAGGTGAATCCGCGGACCGCGGTGCTGCACTGAGCTGAGCTGCGAGCGAGCTGGGCCGCTCGGGGCTGTCAGTAGCTGGGTTGTTCATCCGGAGCAGAACTGGACTGCATCAGGGCTCTTCAGCGGTCATGGCCGTGACACGGAGCCACAGTTCGGGCTAGGTTCGATTCAGTCACGCAGTACAGAGACACTGCAGTCATCGGCAGAACGGAGTTGATCATGAAACTGTTCACATTGGGCACAGGCATCGCCATCGGCTACCTCATCGGCAGCAAGCGAGGCAGAGCAGAATTTGAGCGCACGCTCAGCACCGTGAAGAAGAACGCCGCCGAGAAGTGGAAGGACCCCAAGGTCCAGGAGCAGGTCACCAAGGCCGAGGACACCGCCAAGAAATACGCCTCCGAAGCGGCAGGGTCCGTGAAGAAGCGCGCCGAAGACGCCAAGGGACCCGTGGCCGATGCCGCAGTGGATGCCGCAGCCCGGGTCGAGGAAGCCGCGAAGAAGGCCGGCGGCCCCGCAGAGAAGGTGGCTGGCCAGGCCTCCGCAAAGGTCAACGAGAAGGCCGGAGCCGCAGGACAGAAGTCCGGCTCCTCCTCCACCGGATCATCCTCCGGGTCCAGCACCGGCTCGACGACCGGCACCACAGGCTCGAACTCGAACAACGGCTCGAGCTCCAGCAGCTGAGCCTGAGGGCTCGAGCGCTGAACCCTTGAGCTGGCCGTGGTGCCTGCCCGCCGTGCGTGGGGCAGGCACCACGGCCAACCTATATCCTGAGAGCTATGCCGCCTGAGACCATCGACGCACGACTGATCATCGATACCCTCGCGAACCGTTCGATGAACGCGTTCGCCGAGGTGCCGCGCCACGACCAGCTCATCCGTCTGGCGCTGCGCCGGCGTCGCGTGGAGCTGCGCCCCGTCGGCGAGCGCAGCCTGGTCTTCGTCTTCGGCGGCGTGGTGGTCGGCGGGATGGACGCCACCGTGACCACCCTGGTCAGCGCCCACGCACGGCGCATCACCTCTGATCCGAACCTGCTGCGGCGACACCTGGAGATCCAGGAGATCCCCGTGGAGCCGCAGGTCGTCACGATGGAGCCTGCGGAGCCGCAGGCTGCGGCCCTCGAGCCTGGGGCTGAACCTGAGGCGACCGGGGAAGCGCCGGCCGAGCAGCAGGCTGCCGAACCCGAGCCACAGACTGCCGACGAGAGTTCACAGACTCCGGCGCCTCCCGCGAACAGCGTCCGCGTCTTCGTCGTCGGAGATCGGGTCTGCGCCGCGCTGCTCCGGGTGTCTCCCGTGGTCCTCGGCGACGGGACCTCGACCCTCCGTGAGCTCCTGGAGCAGGATGCCGTGGCTCGTGGCCGCCATGCTCTGGTCGCCTCTCCACCGGAGTGGGACCCGACCGCCCAGGCCGCGGGATCCGATGTGGACACACGGGTCCCGGCCTCGAACGAGCTGGTGCACCTCGGTGAGTCACGGGAGATCTCCGGCGGGGGTCTGCACATCGATCTCACCGACGAGTTCCCCGACTCGCTGCAGGAACTTGCCGTCGAGGCCGTGGCCGCAGTGCCCGGACTCAATGCCGCCGCCGTCGACCTGGAAGTCATCGACCTGGAGACCGCTGAGGGCGCGTTCGTTCGGGCCGTGCTGCCCGAGGCCGATATCAGCCCCGCCCACTACCCCGCGTATGGGGATTCCCATGACGTCGCGGGAGCCATCGCTGAGGAGATCCTGCTTCGTGCATCCCGATAATCACAGCGCCACGGCCGTGAGCGAGACCATGCCCCCGGCACCGCCCGCTCGGCCCGCCCTGGAACGCAGCGCCACGCCCAGCGCGCTCGAGAGCTTCATCGCCGAACATCTGGAGCCCGCGTTCGACCAGCTGCACCGCTGGCAGAACATCATGGACCACGAGATGCTGCTGCACCGCGCCGCCCGGCGAAAGAAGATGACGATCACGAAGATCAACGACTCCAATGTTCTCTTCTTCCTTTCCGGCATGGTGGTCGGTGGGATGGACACTGTCGTGACCTCTCTGGTCAGCCATCAGGCACGCCGAGTCTCAGCCTCCAAGGCCATGACCAAGAAATACCTGCAGGCCGCTGAGGTTCCCACGCCCAAGGGACGGGCGATCAACCCCACCGAGTTCACCCGCGCGGTGCAGCACCTGAAGAAGTCCGACGGCCCGGTGACGGTCAAGCCCTCCGCCGGGCGCGCGGGGCGGGGCATCACCACGGACATCACCACTCGGGAGCAGCTGCGGCAGGCGTGGACCTCCGCGATGGCGGCCCGTTCGGCCACCTCCAGCGCGCGCTACGTGATCATGGTGGAGGAACACCGTGCGGGACTGGACCTCCGCGCCTGCGTGGTCGGCGAGACCGTGGTCGGCGCGATCGCTCGCATCCCGTTCTACGTCATCGGCGACGGCGTGAGCACGGTCGCCGAACTGGCCGCCGCGGAGATCCAGCGCCGGCAGAGCAATGCATATCTTGCGACCCGGCAGCCCCGCGTCACGGACACCTTCCTGGCGCCGATGGGAATCACGACCGAGACGGTCCCTGACCACGGAGCCCTGCAGCTGCTGACGCCGACGGCGGACACCGCCCGCGGCGGTGGGCTCACCGTGGACGTCCTGGACCTGCTCAGCGATGAG
The nucleotide sequence above comes from Nesterenkonia halotolerans. Encoded proteins:
- a CDS encoding HAD-IC family P-type ATPase, translated to MAAQRTEIRDPAETRSAVDPATLESEGLNSVQVLERHRLGLANVQPRTTSRSLTEILRTHLMTLFNLIIGICALAIIVLGRWLDLLFAVAAVANVIIGLFQEYSAKRKLDAIALLHQDSVRALRDGMLLEIHREQIVLDDVIELHRGDEVPADGTVLSSAGLDVDESMLTGESDAVPKRRDEQLLSGTAVVAGSGRFRVTAVGERAHAVKLATEAKRYQKINSELRRALEKIAFWLSLVLLPIVAVVLNGQMQAFGGWNAAWASGQWRDAVVTAVSSVTAMIPQGLALMTTIAFAVAAVKLSKQNVLIQEQPAVEILARVDVVCLDKTGTLTDGTIAFHQATPLTPLGHPEVVDRGPDSTALEGTDGWEQALAFFGADEHANATAAALRAPYRALPRHRAASQVQFSSARRWSAVTFAEDSGALAGHWVLGAPEMLRQDAVASGVEVDALLRRTDALSSRGLRTMLLAHAPLDGPIVPGGTGPLGRGERLPQDLSPVALLTFKENVRPEARATLEYFREQNVALKVISGDSPKTAAAVAREVGMAVEGDAVDASTLPSDPAALREVLEHHSVFGRVSPEQKRLMVETLKSAGHVVAMTGDGVNDALAMKKADLGIAMGDGAPATKAVSRMVLLDGRFDRLPSVLAEGRKVIANTERVAHLFLSKTAYAILLGLVYGLLFWEFPFLPRQFSTVDFLMLGCPAFFLALMPNTRLYRPGFLRRSVVFAIPTALAIVLSVVTVSAFGRYLAEPAAAIQTAATLCLTAVGLWVLNVALRPLTPLRVTLISCMYLLLAAVLLVPVSQQYHLFAMPSTELLSASVVSIIIGCGLVDVGSRATTALARRRGDSGNSRAQVDAE
- a CDS encoding AEC family transporter — encoded protein: MGAVLSGFLVIWLIIGVGWIIGRFGVLGSDARVVLSRVAFFVASPCLLFVTISDSSMSQVLGPQFLIAAIGALTTLGVYILLGRLVLLKGRSGSDLMIGGMSGSLVNAANLGFPIAAYVLGDIALAAPIIMFQLAVYTPIYVTALDLLGRDQGGTSRVRPHPRTSTLRSLAQSAVNPMILGALLGLIFSWQDWHFPGPVQESIEIVAGASIPLMLLAFGLALVGSHPLDKRADRRRDVLLATALKLILHPLLAWLLAEVLFGLDGPEVLAAVVLAALPSAQNVLVAAVRYQAGEVIARDTVLLTTIAAIPVVVLVAVLLG
- a CDS encoding ATP-binding protein — its product is MHPDNHSATAVSETMPPAPPARPALERSATPSALESFIAEHLEPAFDQLHRWQNIMDHEMLLHRAARRKKMTITKINDSNVLFFLSGMVVGGMDTVVTSLVSHQARRVSASKAMTKKYLQAAEVPTPKGRAINPTEFTRAVQHLKKSDGPVTVKPSAGRAGRGITTDITTREQLRQAWTSAMAARSATSSARYVIMVEEHRAGLDLRACVVGETVVGAIARIPFYVIGDGVSTVAELAAAEIQRRQSNAYLATRQPRVTDTFLAPMGITTETVPDHGALQLLTPTADTARGGGLTVDVLDLLSDELKDLAVDGLLAVPGLGAAAVDMLAPELGSAAEAVVLDVNPYANLMQFHYPAYGAARRINDPILDQLLHRASR
- the panD gene encoding aspartate 1-decarboxylase; translation: MLRTVMGGKIHRATVTHADLHYVGSVTVDSDLLDAAGIVEGEKVQVVDITNGARIETYTIAGPRGTGVIGINGAAAHLVHPDDLVILISYVMVDAAELAGHQPQVVHVDTQNRIVQIGNDPAEPVPGAVDQVNPRTAVLH